A window of Eucalyptus grandis isolate ANBG69807.140 chromosome 4, ASM1654582v1, whole genome shotgun sequence genomic DNA:
AACTGCGAAAGCCAAGATGACAAATGGACCCCTATGAAGCATGAACTTTACAAAAAGAAGCCCTGGCTCTCAGGTACGTCTTGGAGGCTTGGACAATCAGGAACATCAACCAAAACCATGACTTATTAACATCACAATCCCACTATTTGCTTTCTCAAGCCTCAAAGAAACTTCAGatttttaatttcaacataTGACACAAGCATTGGGGTTCTCTTCCATGCTGACCGCGTGGTAATATCTGGTGAGGTGTGGATTATAGGCTTCGTAGGCCTTGACAAGCTCTGCAATCTGCtgctcttccttcttcttcttgtcgtCCTCCTTCTTGCCTTCCTCCTTCTTGGGCTCTTCCTTTTTCggctcttccttcttcttctcagGTTCCTTGGCCGGCCCGACCGTTAGAATCTCGGTGTACCATTTCTTCTTCAGCTTGCTCACCACCTCGACTGGGTCAACAGTCCCAATGActgtcatttttttctctttcaagtcCATGGCAATAGAATCAATTCCTGGTGATTCcacaaagataaaaaaaaatggaccaATAGCGTTACAGGCCTGTCTGAGAGACCAAAAGACATTGAATGAATTCTCTTATGACCCATCAAAGGAATTAAGAAAGTGTTTGAGCTAGTTCTAGTGATCAATGGCTTCATCACTATCTGAGCCAATTACGACTACTTTCTTATATGAAGTTAGTAATCTAACTGCATATTCCCCATGaaccaaaaagagaaggaagtcTTGTTATTACCAGAAAGGCCAGAAACTGCTTTCATGGCCTTCTGCTTTGCTTTGTCGTCGTGCACCTCCACTTTCAGGACCACCTTCTGCACAAGAACAAAAAGATCATTAGTACGCAAACAAGAACAGCAACAAAATCCTGTAAAAGTCAAAAGACAATAAGCTGAACCGATTCTGGAAAAGAAACACTTTCAAAACTTGTAAGGAGTGGAGGTAAATCATATAATCAAAACACATGTATCTTCTATGAAACTCATCATGATCAGACCATCAGACTGAATCAACAAAAGGGAAGGTCCCAACTCTCACCTTCATTTCTGTTGTGTACAGAGGAGTGACCTGGAAATTTGCAGGGACTCTAAAGAAAGTCAAAGATAACACTAAAAAAGAGGGAGATAGAGAGGAATGAATCAGACCCGGGAAATGAAGAAGCACGGATTATAGGAAGAGGAATAAGAGGAAAGTGAGGAAATAATCAAAGAGGAAGGTGGATGGACCTATAAAAGCCACTGgtcgctttttctttttggcaaatttaaacCAGACAATAATGCTGACAAGAAGAGTCGAACAAAACGGACGAAAGGTGGAAAGAGAAACTGGCGTATGGAACAAGGAAAGGAAATGGACTCAATTTAAATTGGCAAGCGATTGAAACTTTGGACTACGTCGAGGTCGTTGACAGGTTCATGGGATCTCCTTTGGAATTGTGTCCACATAAATAATGCCagtgaagaaaaaagagaaagataaaTTATCAGAATTTTTGTCTTTTGCCTCATAGCTTCTAGTTCTATTTTCCCTCCCTATGTtcaatttatggaaaatgaaaggTTTTATGCTTATCTTTTCGTGTCCCCatgattttcgaatttttatttagaaGAGTTGATGTCATTTTCGAACATCTTTAATGATTTGTTCTTTTCCCCCCTTAATTTATGACCTTCAAACTTTCACGTATGGACTCGTTCAACTAGATCTAGAAGGTCCCCCGTTTGAAGATGAGTCCATGCCAAGGGTCAGTCAATCCCCACGGGGGAGAGAAAAGTTGTGCAATAATGATCATGGTTGACTTGCTGCAAGAGCACCTAACCTTGCAATTAGAATGTCCATGTCTATATTCTGGCGTGCTTGGCTCTGTATATAAATTTCCGTACTCTGTTCTTCATCTTTGTGCAGCAAAAAACctttgcgtttttttttttttaattatgtaaaAGCTCTATTTAATTATAGAGCTAGGGCTACTAGCCACTGCCAAGACCGGGTGACTCTCG
This region includes:
- the LOC104441719 gene encoding heavy metal-associated isoprenylated plant protein 39-like isoform X2, producing the protein MKVVLKVEVHDDKAKQKAMKAVSGLSGIDSIAMDLKEKKMTVIGTVDPVEVVSKLKKKWYTEILTVGPAKEPEKKKEEPKKEEPKKEEGKKEDDKKKKEEQQIAELVKAYEAYNPHLTRYYHAVSMEENPNACVIC
- the LOC104441719 gene encoding heavy metal-associated isoprenylated plant protein 39-like isoform X1 is translated as MKKVVLKVEVHDDKAKQKAMKAVSGLSGIDSIAMDLKEKKMTVIGTVDPVEVVSKLKKKWYTEILTVGPAKEPEKKKEEPKKEEPKKEEGKKEDDKKKKEEQQIAELVKAYEAYNPHLTRYYHAVSMEENPNACVIC